From one Salmo salar chromosome ssa09, Ssal_v3.1, whole genome shotgun sequence genomic stretch:
- the supt3h gene encoding transcription initiation protein SPT3 homolog, which yields MSNSPMAGSSSSARDRPPTRTSFIPEIQSMMFALGDARRPLHETAALVEDIVHTQLINLLQQACEGAVLRGSRVISAEDILFLMRRDKKKVRRLLRYLQFRDYKSKVLKTIEDEEPLESDRWVVAGSNKRQRLAGDFLSWVDQTGEFLSLSDNQEVDDVKLERLERLERQTRGMDSAQYSEFCESRQLSFAKKASKFRDWLDCSSLEVKPNTVAMEILSYLAYETTAQLVDLSLLVKQDMTPKTDPFSHVVSASFIHYHSNTEVKRDPESPETTPPSTPGSSHSSKPSNGGLGLDSKTRQRKRKKSSAVSGVEPPSGAIQPCHIREAIRRYSYRHTSANRGNGMAFLAC from the exons ATGAGCAACAGTCCCATGGCAGGCTCTTCCAGCTCAGCGAGGGACCGTCCACCCACACGGACCAGCTTCATCCCCGAAATACAGAGCATGAT GTTTGCTCTGGGAGATGCTCGCAGACCCCTACATGAGACTGCTGCTCTGGTGGAGGACATTGTACACACCCAACTCATcaacctg ctaCAGCAGGCATGTGAGGGGGCGGTCCTTAGAGGGTCAAGGGTCATCTCAGCTGAGGACATCCTGTTCCTCATGAGGAGAGACAAG AAGAAGGTGAGGAGGTTGTTAAGGTATCTACAGTTCAGAGACTACAAGTCTAAAGTGCTGAAAACCATTGAAGACGAGGAacctctggaatcag ATAGGTGGGTTGTTGCCGGGAGTAACAAGCGCCAGCGGCTAGCAGGAGACTTCTTGTCCTGGGTGGACCAGACGGGAGAgttcctgtccctgtctgacAACCAGGAAGTAGATGACGTCAAACTGGAACGACTGGAG agGTTGGAAAGACAGACCAGAGGGATGGACAGTGCTCAGTACAGTGAGTTCTGTGAGAGTCGGCAGCTCAGCTTTG ctaagaAGGCATCTAAGTTCCGAGACTGGCTGGACTGCAGCAGTCTGGAGGTGAAGCCCAACACTGTTGCCATGGAGATCCTGTCCTATCTGGCTTATGAGACCACCGCtcag ctggtaGATCTGTCTCTGTTAGTGAAACAGGATATGACTCCAAAGACAGACCCCTTCAGCCATGTTGTGTCTGCCAGCTTCATACACTACCACAGCAATACAGAG gTAAAGAGAGATCCAGAATCTCCAGAGACCACGCCCCCCTCCACTCCTGGCTCATCCCACTCCTCTAAACCCTCGAATGGAGGCTTGGGATTGGACAGTAAGACCAGGCAAAGGAAACGCAAGAAG agctcAGCAGTGAGTGGTGTGGAGCCTCCCAGTGGAGCCAttcagccctgccacatcagAGAGGCCATCAGACGCTACAGTTACAGACACACG AGTGCTAATAGGGGCAATGGGATGGCGTTCCTGGCCTGCTAA
- the LOC106610915 gene encoding runt-related transcription factor 2, with amino-acid sequence MASNSLFSPSQHNLYWDPQITSRRFSPPLHVKTRDGTVGVTAQHEDSGPRSTGDIPAEFRPTDSPNFLVSSLPAHWRCNKTLPRAFTVVALGDVSDGVLVTVMAGNDENCSAELRNATTLMTSRTARFNDLRFVGRSGRGKSFNLTITVFTSPPQVATYHRAIKVTVDGPREPRRHRQKLEVGPKTGLFRVAMPMQSLHPLNNITNPPTRAFPLSDSRPLSSPPWTNDQSYPFSSSRTTGLSGVCDLAAGFDRPFPPLSSFSSTPRMHFSSFPYSVTPPPPPYLPPPFPTLPPHSHSGLFQPSSSPILYYGASAGTNHYISLPEGDRTNHFTSGPGGDQAPTAGLANQTESRGEEPVWRPY; translated from the exons ATGGCATCCAACAGCCTCTTCAGCCCGAGTCAACACAACCTCTACTGGG ATCCCCAGATCACTAGCCGTAGGTTCAGTCCACCGCTCCATGTTAAGACCAGAGATGGGACAGTGGGAGTGACAGCTCAGCATGAGGACAGTGGCCCCCGGAGTACAGGGGACATTCCTGCTGAGTTCAGGCCCACCGACAGCCCCAACTTCCTGGTGTCCAGCCTCCCCGCACACTGGCGTTGCAACAAGACTCTGCCACGTGCCTTCACG GTGGTTGCCCTGGGTGATGTAAGTGACGGTGTTCTAGTCACGGTGATGGCAGGGAATGATGAGAACTGTTCAGCTGAGCTACGGAACGCCACCACGCTGATGACATCACGCACAGCACGCTTCAATGACCTCCGCTTTGTAGGACGCAGTGggagag gtaaaAGCTTTAATCTGACCATAACCGTGTTCACCAGTCCTCCCCAGGTGGCCACGTACCACAGAGCTATCAAAGTTACTGTAGATGGACCTAGAGAGCCACgcc GTCACAGGCAGAAGCTGGAGGTGGGTCCAAAAACAGGGCTTTTCAGGGTTGCCATGCCGATGCAGAGTCTCCACCCCCTCAACAACATCACCAACCCTCCAACAAGAG CCTTCCCTCTCTCAGACTCTAGGCCCCTTTCCTCCCCCCCCTGGACCAATGATCAATCTTACCCCTTTTCATCCTCAAGAACCACTGGCCTCTCAG GTGTGTGTGACCTGGCTGCTGGGTTTGATCGCCCgtttccccccctctcctcatTCTCGTCCACTCCCAGAATGCACTTCTCCTCCTTCCCCTACTCCGtcaccccccctccacccccgtACCTGCCCCCACCTTTCCCCACTCTCCCCCCCCACTCCCACAGTGGACTCTTCCAGCCCAGCAGCAGCCCCATCCTCTACTATGGAGCCTCTGCCGGGACCAACCACTACATCTCACTGCCAGAGGGGGACAGGACAAACCACTTTACCTCTGGGCCGGGAGGAGACCAGGCCCCCACTGCCGGGCTGGCCAATCAAACAGAGAGTAGGGGGGAGGAGCCTGTGTGGAGGCCATATTGA
- the clic5a gene encoding chloride intracellular channel protein 5a: protein MTDTSAAEEEKDPDIELFVKAGSDGESIGNCPFSQRLFMILWLKGVVFNVTTVDLKRKPADLHNLAPGTHPPFLTFEGEVKTDINKIEEYLEDMLAPPRYPKLAAKNRESNTAGNDIFAKFSAYIKNIRPENNAVLEKSLNKALTKLDEFLLSPLPEELQDGRDVAEGGSIRKYLDGDTLTLADCNLLPKLHVVKVVAKRYRNYEIPAELRGVWRYIQNAYRRDEFTNTCAADAEIELAYQDVAKRLSK, encoded by the exons ATGACTGACACGTCtgcagctgaagaggagaaggacCCTGATATTGAACTTTTTGTCAag gcaggGAGTGATGGGGAGAGTATAGGTAACTGTCCGTTCTCTCAGCGTCTCTTCATGATCCTCTGGCTAAAAGGAGTCGTCTTCAACGTCACTACAGTCGACCTGAAGAG aaaGCCAGCTGACCTCCATAACCTTGCTCCAGGCACACACCCACCCTTCCTGACCTTCGAAGGAGAGGTGAAGACGGACATCAATAAGATAGAAGAATACCTAGAGGACATGCTGGCTccacccag gtaccctaaactGGCAGCTAAGAACCGGGAGTCCAATACGGCAGGAAACGACATCTTCGCCAAGTTCTCAGCCTACATCAAAAACATCAGGCCAGAGAACAAcgcag TTCTAGAGAAAAGTCTCAACAAGGCATTAACCAAGCTGGATGAGTTCCTTCTGTCCCCGCTGCCAGAGGAGCTGCAGGATGGCAGAGATGTGGCAGAAGGGGGGTCTATACGGAAGTATCTAGACGGAGACACATTAACACTGGCCGACTGCAACTTACTGCCCAAATTACATGTTGTCAAG gtGGTCGCTAAGAGATACCGTAACTATGAGATCCCTGCAGAGCTGCGGGGTGTATGGCGTTACATTCAAAATGCCTACAGGCGAGACGAGTTTACCAACACCTGCGCGGCTGATGCAGAGATAGAACTAGCCTATCAGGACGTGGCCAAGAGGCTGTCCAAGTGA
- the clic5a gene encoding chloride intracellular channel protein 5a isoform X2 gives MNMEQQSDNIYETPLDRDSDSPTEDTYQTQTQTQTQTSSIYETPSDVVNDSVYCDVEAPQASGNGDGLTVDYENTGSLREAPAVPLHRRESKSSSFRSSSSSEDEGEREKKKEREEERLESEEEKEEERLESEEEKEEERLESEEEKEEERLESEEEKVEERLESEEEKVEERLESEEEKVEERLESEEEKVEERLESEEEKEEEKEEKEEKEEKRKLERRVLQAKGNPPEEPMPVADGPVISLFVRAGSDGESIGNCPFSQRLFMILWLKGVVFNVTTVDLKRKPADLHNLAPGTHPPFLTFEGEVKTDINKIEEYLEDMLAPPRYPKLAAKNRESNTAGNDIFAKFSAYIKNIRPENNAVLEKSLNKALTKLDEFLLSPLPEELQDGRDVAEGGSIRKYLDGDTLTLADCNLLPKLHVVKVVAKRYRNYEIPAELRGVWRYIQNAYRRDEFTNTCAADAEIELAYQDVAKRLSK, from the exons ATGAACATGGAGCAGCAGAGTGACAACATTTACGAGACTCCCCTGGACAGAGACTCAGACAGCCCAACGGAGGATACctaccagacccagacccagacccagacccagaccagcAGTATCTACGAGACACCCAGTGATGTGGTGAATGATTCTGTTTACTGTGATGTGGAAGCACCCCAGGCATCCGGTAACGGAGACGGTCTAACTGTGGACTACGAGAACACCGGGAGCCTGAGAGAGGCACCTGCGGTTCCACTGCACCGACGGGAGAGCAAGAGCAGCTCCTTCAGGTCCTCCAGCTCATCAGAAGacgagggagaaagggagaaaaagaaagagagggaggaggagaggctggagagtgaggaggagaaggaggaggagaggctggagagtgaggaggagaaggaggaggagaggctggagagtgaggaggagaaggaggaggagaggctggagagtgaggaggagaaggtggaggagaggctggagagtgaggaggagaaggtggaggagaggctggagagtgaggaggagaaggtggaggagaggctggagagtgaggaggagaaggtggaggagaggctggagagtgaggaggagaaggaggaggagaaggaggagaaggaggagaaggaggagaagcggAAGTTGGAGAGGAGGGTTCTGCAGGCGAAG GGGAACCCTCCTGAGGAACCAATGCCAGTAGCAGATGGGCCAGTGATCTCACTCTTCGTCAGG gcaggGAGTGATGGGGAGAGTATAGGTAACTGTCCGTTCTCTCAGCGTCTCTTCATGATCCTCTGGCTAAAAGGAGTCGTCTTCAACGTCACTACAGTCGACCTGAAGAG aaaGCCAGCTGACCTCCATAACCTTGCTCCAGGCACACACCCACCCTTCCTGACCTTCGAAGGAGAGGTGAAGACGGACATCAATAAGATAGAAGAATACCTAGAGGACATGCTGGCTccacccag gtaccctaaactGGCAGCTAAGAACCGGGAGTCCAATACGGCAGGAAACGACATCTTCGCCAAGTTCTCAGCCTACATCAAAAACATCAGGCCAGAGAACAAcgcag TTCTAGAGAAAAGTCTCAACAAGGCATTAACCAAGCTGGATGAGTTCCTTCTGTCCCCGCTGCCAGAGGAGCTGCAGGATGGCAGAGATGTGGCAGAAGGGGGGTCTATACGGAAGTATCTAGACGGAGACACATTAACACTGGCCGACTGCAACTTACTGCCCAAATTACATGTTGTCAAG gtGGTCGCTAAGAGATACCGTAACTATGAGATCCCTGCAGAGCTGCGGGGTGTATGGCGTTACATTCAAAATGCCTACAGGCGAGACGAGTTTACCAACACCTGCGCGGCTGATGCAGAGATAGAACTAGCCTATCAGGACGTGGCCAAGAGGCTGTCCAAGTGA
- the clic5a gene encoding chloride intracellular channel protein 5a isoform X1 yields the protein MNMEQQSDNIYETPLDRDSDSPTEDTYQTQTQTQTQTSSIYETPSDVVNDSVYCDVEAPQASGNGDGLTVDYENTGSLREAPAVPLHRRESKSSSFRSSSSSEDEGEREKKKEREEERLESEEEKEEERLESEEEKEEERLESEEEKEEERLESEEEKVEERLESEEEKVEERLESEEEKVEERLESEEEKVEERLESEEEKEEEKEEKEEKEEKRKLERRVLQAKVNTDEVSSRRSSLSSSSSSISTSSLLSEQGNPPEEPMPVADGPVISLFVRAGSDGESIGNCPFSQRLFMILWLKGVVFNVTTVDLKRKPADLHNLAPGTHPPFLTFEGEVKTDINKIEEYLEDMLAPPRYPKLAAKNRESNTAGNDIFAKFSAYIKNIRPENNAVLEKSLNKALTKLDEFLLSPLPEELQDGRDVAEGGSIRKYLDGDTLTLADCNLLPKLHVVKVVAKRYRNYEIPAELRGVWRYIQNAYRRDEFTNTCAADAEIELAYQDVAKRLSK from the exons ATGAACATGGAGCAGCAGAGTGACAACATTTACGAGACTCCCCTGGACAGAGACTCAGACAGCCCAACGGAGGATACctaccagacccagacccagacccagacccagaccagcAGTATCTACGAGACACCCAGTGATGTGGTGAATGATTCTGTTTACTGTGATGTGGAAGCACCCCAGGCATCCGGTAACGGAGACGGTCTAACTGTGGACTACGAGAACACCGGGAGCCTGAGAGAGGCACCTGCGGTTCCACTGCACCGACGGGAGAGCAAGAGCAGCTCCTTCAGGTCCTCCAGCTCATCAGAAGacgagggagaaagggagaaaaagaaagagagggaggaggagaggctggagagtgaggaggagaaggaggaggagaggctggagagtgaggaggagaaggaggaggagaggctggagagtgaggaggagaaggaggaggagaggctggagagtgaggaggagaaggtggaggagaggctggagagtgaggaggagaaggtggaggagaggctggagagtgaggaggagaaggtggaggagaggctggagagtgaggaggagaaggtggaggagaggctggagagtgaggaggagaaggaggaggagaaggaggagaaggaggagaaggaggagaagcggAAGTTGGAGAGGAGGGTTCTGCAGGCGAAGGTGAACACAGATGAAGTCTCTTCCCGGCGGTCCTCTTTGTCATCTTCTTCATCATCTATTTCTACTTCATCATTGTTGTCTGAGCAGGGGAACCCTCCTGAGGAACCAATGCCAGTAGCAGATGGGCCAGTGATCTCACTCTTCGTCAGG gcaggGAGTGATGGGGAGAGTATAGGTAACTGTCCGTTCTCTCAGCGTCTCTTCATGATCCTCTGGCTAAAAGGAGTCGTCTTCAACGTCACTACAGTCGACCTGAAGAG aaaGCCAGCTGACCTCCATAACCTTGCTCCAGGCACACACCCACCCTTCCTGACCTTCGAAGGAGAGGTGAAGACGGACATCAATAAGATAGAAGAATACCTAGAGGACATGCTGGCTccacccag gtaccctaaactGGCAGCTAAGAACCGGGAGTCCAATACGGCAGGAAACGACATCTTCGCCAAGTTCTCAGCCTACATCAAAAACATCAGGCCAGAGAACAAcgcag TTCTAGAGAAAAGTCTCAACAAGGCATTAACCAAGCTGGATGAGTTCCTTCTGTCCCCGCTGCCAGAGGAGCTGCAGGATGGCAGAGATGTGGCAGAAGGGGGGTCTATACGGAAGTATCTAGACGGAGACACATTAACACTGGCCGACTGCAACTTACTGCCCAAATTACATGTTGTCAAG gtGGTCGCTAAGAGATACCGTAACTATGAGATCCCTGCAGAGCTGCGGGGTGTATGGCGTTACATTCAAAATGCCTACAGGCGAGACGAGTTTACCAACACCTGCGCGGCTGATGCAGAGATAGAACTAGCCTATCAGGACGTGGCCAAGAGGCTGTCCAAGTGA
- the clic5a gene encoding chloride intracellular channel protein 5a isoform X3 — protein MAGSDGESIGNCPFSQRLFMILWLKGVVFNVTTVDLKRKPADLHNLAPGTHPPFLTFEGEVKTDINKIEEYLEDMLAPPRYPKLAAKNRESNTAGNDIFAKFSAYIKNIRPENNAVLEKSLNKALTKLDEFLLSPLPEELQDGRDVAEGGSIRKYLDGDTLTLADCNLLPKLHVVKVVAKRYRNYEIPAELRGVWRYIQNAYRRDEFTNTCAADAEIELAYQDVAKRLSK, from the exons ATG gcaggGAGTGATGGGGAGAGTATAGGTAACTGTCCGTTCTCTCAGCGTCTCTTCATGATCCTCTGGCTAAAAGGAGTCGTCTTCAACGTCACTACAGTCGACCTGAAGAG aaaGCCAGCTGACCTCCATAACCTTGCTCCAGGCACACACCCACCCTTCCTGACCTTCGAAGGAGAGGTGAAGACGGACATCAATAAGATAGAAGAATACCTAGAGGACATGCTGGCTccacccag gtaccctaaactGGCAGCTAAGAACCGGGAGTCCAATACGGCAGGAAACGACATCTTCGCCAAGTTCTCAGCCTACATCAAAAACATCAGGCCAGAGAACAAcgcag TTCTAGAGAAAAGTCTCAACAAGGCATTAACCAAGCTGGATGAGTTCCTTCTGTCCCCGCTGCCAGAGGAGCTGCAGGATGGCAGAGATGTGGCAGAAGGGGGGTCTATACGGAAGTATCTAGACGGAGACACATTAACACTGGCCGACTGCAACTTACTGCCCAAATTACATGTTGTCAAG gtGGTCGCTAAGAGATACCGTAACTATGAGATCCCTGCAGAGCTGCGGGGTGTATGGCGTTACATTCAAAATGCCTACAGGCGAGACGAGTTTACCAACACCTGCGCGGCTGATGCAGAGATAGAACTAGCCTATCAGGACGTGGCCAAGAGGCTGTCCAAGTGA